In one window of Toxotes jaculatrix isolate fToxJac2 chromosome 10, fToxJac2.pri, whole genome shotgun sequence DNA:
- the hspa9 gene encoding stress-70 protein, mitochondrial: protein MLSVARSVSRTLPTRNCTRHVSSLIKKACWTGFQPDALRALSRRDYASEAIKGAVIGIDLGTTNSCVAVMEGKQAKVLENAEGARTTPSVIAFTADGERLVGMPAKRQAVTNPENTLYATKRLIGRRYDDPEVQKDLKNVPYKIVRASNGDAWVEAHGKMYSPSQAGAFVLMKMKETAESYLGTKVKNAVITVPAYFNDSQRQATKDAGQISGLNVLRVINEPTAAALAYGLDKTQDKIIAVYDLGGGTFDISVLEIQKGVFEVKSTNGDTFLGGEDFDQHLLKHIVKEFKRESGVDLMKDNMALQRVREAAEKAKCELSSSLQTDINLPYLTMDASGPKHLNMKLTRSQFEGIVADLIRRTVAPCQKAMQDAEVSKGDIGEVLLVGGMTRMPKVQQTVQDLFGRAPSKSVNPDEAVAIGAAIQGGVLAGDVTDVLLLDVTPLSLGIETLGGVFTKLINRNTTIPTKKSQVFSTAADGQTQVEIKVCQGEREMAADNKVLGQFTLVGIPPAPRGVPQIEVTFDIDANGIVHVSAKDKGTGREQQIVIQSSGGLSKDDIENMIKNAEKYAEEDRRRKDRVEAVNMAEGIIHDTESKMEEFKDQLPADECTKLKEEISKVRNLLANKESETGENIKQAATNLQQASLKLFEMAYKKMAAERDSSSSSSSSSEGEKKEGQQ from the exons ATGTTGAGTGTCGCTAGAAGCGTTTCAAGGACTCTCCCGACAAGGAACTGTACAAGACACGTGTCCTCTTTGATCAAGAAG GCATGCTGGACTGGCTTCCAACCTGATGCTCTCAGAGCCCTGTCCAGGAGAGACTATGC GTCAGAAGCCATCAAGGGCGCAGTCATTGGCATTGACCTGGGAACGACCAACTCATGTGTTGCAGTCATGGAGGGGAAGCAGGCCAAG GTGTTGGAGAACGCAGAGGGAGCCAGGACAACTCCATCTGTCATCGCCTTCACAGCAGATGGGGAGCGTCTGGTGGGCATGCCAGCTAAGCGCCAGGCTGTCACCAACCCTGAGAACACTTTGTATGCCACCAAGAGACTGATCGGACGTCGCTATGATGACCCCGAGGTCCAGAAAGACCT GAAGAACGTGCCCTACAAGATTGTCCGTGCATCCAATGGTGATGCTTGGGTGGAGGCTCACGGGAAAATGTACTCTCCTAGCCAGGCCGGCGCTTTCGTCCTCATGAAGATGAAGGAGACTGCAG AGAGCTACCTGGGAACTAAAGTGAAGAACGCTGTCATCACTGTACCAGCCTACTTCAATGATTCTCagagacag GCCACCAAAGACGCCGGTCAGATCTCTGGTCTGAACGTCCTGCGTGTGATCAATGAGCCGACAGCCGCCGCTCTGGCCTACGGCCTGGACAAGACTCAGGATAAGAT TATTGCTGTCTATGACCTTGGTGGAGGTACGTTTGATATCTCAGTCCTGGAGATCCAGAAAGGAGTTTTcgaggtgaagtccaccaacGGTGACACCTTCCTGGGAGGAGAAGACTTTGACCAGCACCTCCTCAAACACATCGTCAAGGAGTTCAAGAGAGAG TCCGGCGTGGATCTGATGAAAGACAACATGGCTCTTCAGAGAGTCCGAGAGGCTGCCGAGAAGGCCAAGTGTGAGCTGTCCTCTTCGCTGCAG ACTGACATCAACCTCCCCTACCTGACCATGGACGCCTCTGGCCCCAAGCATCTCAACATGAAGCTGACCCGCTCGCAGTTCGAGGGCATTGTGGCCGACTTGATCCGCCGCACTGTGGCCCCCTGTCAGAAGGCCATGCAGGACGCAGAGGTGTCCAAGGGAGACATCGGAGAGGTGCTGCTGGTCGGAGGCATGACCCGCATGCCCAAG GTTCAGCAGACAGTTCAGGACCTGTTTGGTCGCGCTCCCAGCAAGTCTGTCAACCCCGATGAAGCCGTCGCCATAGGAGCCGCCATCCAGGGCGGCGTCTTGGCTGGTGATGTCACTGACGTGCTGCTGTTGGACGTGACACCACTGTCGCTGGGCATTGAGACTCTGGGTGGAGTCTTCACCAAACTCATCAACAGGAACACCACCATTCCCACCAAGAAGAGCCAG GTGTTCTCCACAGCTGCTGATGGACAGACTCAGGTAGAGATCAAGGTGtgccagggagagagagagatggcagcGGATAACAAGGTGCTGGGTCAGTTCACCCTTGTGGGaatcccccccgccccccgcgGGGTGCCTCAGATCGAGGTCACCTTCGATATTGACGCCAACGGCATCGTCCACGTCTCTGCCAAGGACAAGGGCACAGGCCGCGAGCAGCAAA TCGTGATCCAGTCATCAGGAGGCCTCAGTAAAGACGACATCGAGAACATGATCAAGAATGCTGAGAAGTAtgcagaggaggacaggaggaggaag GACCGTGTGGAGGCCGTCAACATGGCTGAGGGAATCATCCATGACACAGAGTCCAAGATGGAGGAGTTCAAGGACCAGCTTCCTGCTGACGAG TGCACCAAGCTGAAGGAGGAGATCTCAAAAGTCAGAAATCTTCTGGCCAACAAGGAGTCTGAAACAGGAGAGAACATCAAACAGGCAGCAACAAACCTGCAGCAGGCGTCACTCAAACTCTTCGAAATGGCCTACAAGAAG ATGGCAGCAGAgcgtgacagcagcagcagcagcagctccagctcagagggagagaagaaagaaggcCAGCAGTAG